The Clupea harengus chromosome 13, Ch_v2.0.2, whole genome shotgun sequence DNA window agaggagaggactagCGATGGACGCGGAGCTCATGATGAACTCAGGAGAGCCCAGAGTAAACAGTGCACAAGATCCACTGTGTTCGACAGCACCCTCCGCTCGCTCACGCCTGGAATAGAAAGAAGCACAGAAATAGAcgtacgcacagacacataggtgatcatgcatgtgtgtgtacacccacaccccagttgggcatacacacacaacgcatccccccccccccacacacacacacacacacacacacacacacacattctcactcatgCATCCCAGTAATAGTAAACATATTAGGTTTAGTGTttagtacccccccccccccccccccccccatcccccttgtCTCTTCAGGGGCCAGTGGAGCAGTAGCAGGAGCTATTGTCCTTCATCCTGCCCTGCCTCAGTggcccctctgctctctctggtcCTAACACAGAACCAACTCAGGTCGGCTGTGGTCAGCTGTGATCAGCACACCCTGACGGAAGGGCCTTGTAGTTGGACTGCCCTCCTTCCGCCCTCCCTCCGCCCTCCCTGCCTTAGAGGAACACGGTTGTTAGGAAGCCCAGGACGCTCTTCTTCCTCGTGTCTCTCCAGTCTGGGACTATGTTGGTCTTGACCAGTGGACGGATACAGTCTCATAACTCTCTGGTTATTGTAGGTTTACCTAACTAGCAGCCTGGAATCATGTTTGCGTAATGCCTTagactttcatacacacactaactctgtgTAAACCAGGTTTTTGGTATCATTCGTGTGTTATTCCTCTGCataaggaaatgtgtgtgtgtgtctgtgtgtgtgtgtgtgtttgtgtgtgtgtgtgtgtgtgtgtgtgtgtgtgtgtgtgtgtgtgtgctggttgctGCCAAAAGCTCACACAATGAGGCATGGGCAGCACAACACATTGTTTGTTCTCTTGGCCTCCCTGTATTATCTGTGGAAGCTTTAAGGTATGGAAACCTGAGTTTCTAAGCGAGGCATATGTGGTGTTTCCTCGTTAAGTGGCACACAATGCTGCACCTCCGATAGCATTTGTTATCTTTGGCTGTCCCCAGCGCACACATGGAGTTTCTGGGTAAACACCGATTAGATAAGAGTCCAAATCCTGCCTCTCGTgcggcgtctctctctctctgccctgcacTCCGTTAATCAACGGATGGGGGGCCTAATTAGGTTCTAATACCTGAAAGCAAACCTTGTTGGCATACATTAATTATGGATCAGGACGGTAACACAGGCGTGCAGATTTCCTCGGGACCGTTTCCGCAGACATCAATTAGAGGCTATTTTAGTGGTTTTGTCACGGTGTCCCGGATCCTCAGCAGATGTTTTTGTTCTGTCTAATACTGCAAGGTGGTGGAATCTGGTGTCATGgcaagtgtgtttgttaaaagtgtggaggtgtgtgtgtgtttacatgagtatgtgtgtgtgtgtctatgtaaatAAGTCCATTGGTAGATGTaagtgaatgtctgtgtctgtgtctgtgtgtggtgtgtgtgtgtgtgtgtgtgtgtgtgtgtgtgtgtgtgtgtgtgtctgcatatgtatgCCTGCATCcagttgtgcttgtgtgttttctgtgttgtttgggAAGCGTCCTAGGAGAGAGCTCCTATCTGATGAAGAGAGACAATTCAACCACAGCTGACAGGATGTACCTCATTCAAACATCACTGATCTCCAACTAAGCGggaactctgtctgtctgtgtgtgtgtgtgtgtgtgtgtgtgtgtgtgtgagtgtgtgtgtgtgtgtgtgtatgtgtgtgtgtgtgtgtgtgtgtctgtgtgtgtgtgtgtgtgtgtgtgtgtgtgtgtgtgtgtgtgtgtgtgtgtgtgtgtgtgtaatagggtGTAGAATTATAATCATAAAGGTTTATGCCCCACACCTggctcatcctgtgtgtgtgtctgcctgtgtctatgtgtgtgtgtgtctgcctgtatctgtgtctgtgtctgtgtgtgtgtgtgtgtgtgtgtgtgtgtgtgtctgcctgtgtctgtgtgtttgtgtgtgtgtatgtgtgtgtgtgtgtgtgtgtatgtgtctgcctgtgtctgtgtgtgtgtctggctgtatctgtgtgtgtgtgtgtgtgtgtgtgtgtgtgtggttttatggtATTATTTCAGTCACAGTGAGTAGACCACAAAGGAAGAGACGAAAGGAAGGAATTGTATAGGAGGATTGGAGAGGAGAAGCGGAAGACAGGATTGGAGAGGAAGACAAGGGCAGCTGTGACAAGACAGGGTGGACAGGAAGACGGAAGGTGctagaaagagcgagagaaaggaggaaggaaggacacccaaaaaaaaaacagcccagcCCCTGCCCAAGTGCCGATAACATTACAGACGCTGTGGATTACTTTGGTCTGATCTTATCCGCCGGCTGCACAGCTGCAGGGCTACTAATCAATAACCGCTTGGCCGTGTTTCACACCGGGGCAAATAGGGCTGTAATCAGACTCTAAGCTCCTGTTGCTTTCAGATGGCAAGCAAATTCATCAGGCCCGACTAATCGCTCGTTCCCTTATGTGTGACTGTCTGCAGTGGTCCTGTCCCATGGCTGTCTCTCTCagctaacatgtgtgtgtggtggtgtgtgtgtcctcccagCCCTATCTGCGGGGCACACATGGGAACTTCACTGATGGTTGAGCTCCAGACCCATGAAGGGCTGAGGTCActgctgcccctgctgctgcttccACCACTTCCTGGATCctagagagagtgtttgtgtgtgtgtgtgtgtgtatccatggaGTTGGGCTTTTTTATCAGATGTGCATTAAAGACCCAGTTTGTGGAATGTTTGCAAGGAGCTctgttctcctgtgtgagtgtgtgtgtgcaaagatgtgtgtgtgtgtgtgtgtgtgtgtgtctgtgcatgtgtctgtgcgtgtgtgtgtgtgtgtgtgtgtgtgtgtgtgtgtgtgtgtgtgtaagtgtgtgtgagcatatgtgtgtgtctgtgtgtgagtatgtgtgtgtctgtgtccacaaGGAATAAAGGCTCAGTGTGATTAAGGCTCAGGATTTCTCTGCTGAGATTTGAAGCTCCACTGGGTTCTAAACCCAATAGTTGtcgattctgtgtgtgtgtgtgtgtgtggggatagtTCCCCCTATTCTCCATGGTAACAGCTAGCGATACTGGAGGTGAGATTCACACATTTCGCCGAAATCCTTTCCGGTCATGGCCACAGTTGTTAACAGACTTATCAGAATGAGATTTGGCCACTCTGATCTCTTCCCCAAACCTGATTAAAAGAGGAAGGCCCACTGCCCTCGCTCTCCACATCCACATCAAAGCACAGTTGATCCGGGCTGCATCCCAAAAAGGGAGACTGGAATTTTAATACGCACCCAAAATGTGATGAGTCAGCACTTTGCCTTGGAGGACACGGTCAGCTTTATTGTGGGGGGGTTATTGTGGACGCCATcaaatcaaacacactcaacacacaaacCAGTTGTTCCAGCATAGTTGTATTACCACACGGAGGTGCCACCTTGAtgcagggaatgtgtgtgtgtgtttgtgtgtgtgagtgtgtgtgtgtgtgtgagagtgtgtgtgtgtgtttgtgtgtgtgtgtgtgtgtgtgtgtgtgtgtgtgtgtgtttgtttgtcaggaAGCTTCatctggggtgtgtgtttgcactccGTCCTATGGGTCTCAAAGCTTTGGATAACAGAGTTTGCTGTTTGCCTCTGAGCTGGTTATCATGTGTTTCCCATGGGACCTAGAGCAGTtgtctgaacgtgtgtgtgtgtgtctgtgtgtgtgtctgtgtgtgtgtgtgtgtgtgtgtgtgtgtgtgtgtgtgtgtgtccatggacTCACGCGATGCGGATGGGGGCCAGTGGGGGGGGTATGCTGAGGGGCAGGGTAGGGCGGAGGACTTTAATAAGAGCAGGAAGAAGCGGCCTAGAGCATCAGAGGGAGATTAGCTGCTGGGGATTAGTGGCCTCGGAGGGGGCGCCATAAAAGCAGGACCCCCCGCTGTGCCCGAGAGGTGGAAGAGGGGGTCAAGGGAGCACTCGGCCCTTTCTCACACAGGGGTCattggggcgggggtgggggaaaGGGGACAGGAGGtttgggggtgagggtggatgATTGGGGGTGGTCAAACcgaaccaccaccacaaccaccaccttGCACCTCCCAAGATCCTGACGGTCCCTCAAATCCCATTATCCCAGTCAGGAcaaggtgggggaggggggggggggggcagagactgTGGGGGGTGTCAGAGGAATGGAGGGATGAAAtggtggagggatggagagacgcAGAGAAGGAGATGATCAGAAAAAAGGGGTGAATTGATCCATGATGATCCTGGCCTGGGAGTGAGAAAAAGCCGCTGCAAGTTTGCATCGCCAGGGCAACAGTCTCTCAGTGAAGGGGTCTCTGTGCGGGACCtatgagaaggaggaggggaggtggggagtCGCTGAGACGTCTGAGGGCCAATCGGCAGCGCCGCGACAATGGTCGTTAATCAAGCCTGTGTCAGGGTGTCGCCCGGGAAACCACAGGGTCTTTACCGCTGGTCCTCGGTAGCCGGATCAAGCCCTCTGCCAACCCCATCAAACACCGGACACTCCACACCACAGCCCGCAGCCGTGAGCCTCAAAAGCCTGTGGAGGATCTCTATGTTAATGGGACCATGTGACCCCACACAGCCGCCACCTCAAAGACATGCCAAGCCATTCTATCTTGGTTACAAATATACCATTAGCATGACCCCTCCACTACAATATAAGGGCTTTAGAGTTGCTTTACTTACCAAGATTTCCACAACAAAAGCGGATTGTTGAGAGCGGCATGGAATGCCCAAGCATTAGGAATCATTTGAATTTTCTTCGTTACAAGTTATGTTGTCACATACAGTAGGTATCCAGACTAGCAAAGGCAAATGACTGCATGTAAAGACTGCAATGCAGCATTGACACATGGGGCACTGCATTGCAGTTTGTGCATGGAATCTGCACCATGTTTAAGTGTGGTTCACTGCATTGCAGTTTGTGCATGGAATCTGCACCATGTTTAAGTGTGGTTCACTGCAATGCAGGCTGTGCATGGAGTCGTCTTCTTCATTGTTCTGGGTTTCTTCAGCACCTTTTGGTGATCCACTTCGAGTTTGCAAAGGGATGGGATAGCTACCTTTAGGAGTAGCCCCTGATCCGTGATATGATGCTGACCTCTCCTCAGAGGTATCTCGATCTGTTGTTTCTAGTTTTGACTGGCTGTGTTGTGTCATATAGAAAGAgtttgggaggggtgggggggtggggtggtggtggggaggggtggggtggtgctgGGGTGGAGCGATGGACTGAAGTGGACCTGGTCctttggggtggtggtggggtggagcGATGGACTGAAGTGGACCTGGTTCTTTGACCTCCGAAAGCTCCAGGAGAACCCACACGTCAGCTGCTTCTTTTCCCACCCAGCTAAATCGTTTCAGCAgaaggttaagtgtgtgtcccTCTATTACGTAATCGTCTCCTtcctcagagctgtgtgtgtgtgcgtgtgtgtgtgtttgtgtgtgtgtgtgtgtgtgtgtgtgtgtgtgtgttagtgcagacAAAATGTGCCTGGGAGTGCCCACATGACAGCTTccctccatgctgtgtgtgacacacatcaACGTTATTTATCCTGACACatattatacatttacacacacacacatgctctcacacatacacacatacacacacatgctctcacacatgcacacacacacacacatgctctcacacatgcccacacacacacacacacacacacacacacatgctcccacccatgcacacacacacacatggtcatacCCACGCAGTCCAGAcaaaagagatgtgtgtgtctgctagtcTGCTAATCCATCTGCAAATGACAGATATAAACAGTGCACTTTCCATAATACAATGGACATACATCATGCTGTCCTCTGAACAGCACAAACCACTACTCCCTCTATGAAGTCACCCACATTGATCCCAAACTGACCCAAACTGATCTCTCCTCCACAACAGACAAGGACAATTTAGTAAAAACACCCCGTCTCAATTTGGTATTAAAATACTGATCTTAACAAGCAGACATTAAGTATGGCGTCCTCTGCCGCTGTGGCATTCCACAGTGGGGGCTGATGGGATATGAGTGGGCAGCACCTTCACCCCTAACACAATGAGACAGCTTCGCTTTGCATCGAGTCTGCATGCTGCCATTCCCCTGGATGAAAGgattgctttctttctttctttctttctttcatcggtcatttgtctttctctttctttctcgctcttctTTTGCGCTCCGCTTTGGCTTCTGACGTCTGACatcagcattttgtgtgtgaccCAGCTCCGAGGCGGTGATCATGGAAATGAATGGGAATGAATAAAGCATGTTGTGGTTTGACTATAatacatgttgttgttgtggtttgacTATAatacatgttgttgttgttgtggtttggaTACTTAAGTTGAATTGGGTTGTGTTGATCAGCACAGGGACAGATGGGGTTTGCTGTGTAAGGTGAGAAGTCCATGTTCTTTCTGAAGGCGGAGTGGATGCAGTCGATACCCCAGAACTTCTTTTGCTTATTTTGAACTTTGGAGACACTTTGATCTCTTGGTTGGAAGGAGACAGAGTCAGAAGATTGTACTGAGCCTTTTCTGATGAAAAACTCTTCTCTTATTTTTTCTGGTattttctcatttcctctcctgtcctctcctctttttgtatgtccagcctctctctctctctctctctctctctctctctctctcgttctctctctcccttgtcttTATCATGCTTTCTCTACCTCCTTACCTACTTCTCTCTCTACTTTGGGTGTGATAGATTCATTTTACCTGGCAGTGTGGGAATATGTGTTCCTCCCACTCATGTGTTAAGCACATCTGGGCCAGAGTTGGaccagagagtttgtgtgtgtgttagtatgcgtgtgttagtgtgcgtgcgtgtgtgtgtgtgtgtgtgtgtgtgtgttagtgtgtgtgtgtgtatgcgtgtgttagtgtgcgtgcgtgtgtgtgtgtgtgtgtgttagtgtgtgcgtgtgtgtgtgtgtgtgtgtgtgtgtttgtatgtggtgtCTGTAGCTGATTGGACTGGCAGAGCTCCGTGTTGGCGTCTCCACCAGAGCTCCCCCGGTGCGgctgcatgtctctgtgtggtctggcagggcacagacacacgcacacacacacacacacccacacacacacacacacgcacacacacacaaccagtagTTCAGCACAGGCGCTCCTCTGCCTATTACTTCCTGTCACCAAGAGAAATATGTGGCCAGAGCTGCCAGTGCTGAActactggttgtgtgtgtgtgtgtgtgtgtgtgtgtgtgtgtgtgtgtgtgtgtgtgtgtgtgtgttagtgtgcttgtgtgacagagaaagagacagaaagagtgtgtgtatgttgtatgtacaATATGTGTTTTAAAGAGTGAATTTGGTgtctctgagtgtatgtgtgtgtgtgtgtgtgtgtgtgtgagattgactATGTatctgagtgtggtgtgtgtgtgtgtgtgtgtgtatgtgtgtcagagtgagatTGACtatgtctctgagtgaggtgtgtgtgtgtgtgtgtgtgtgtgtgtgtgtgtgtgtgtgtgtgtgtgtgtgtgagagtgagagtgagattgactatgtctctgagtgaggtgtgtgtgtgtgtgtgtgtgtgggtactccTTAATCGTTCCATCCCTCATGTTGATGTGTGTCGTGGCAGAGCTGTAGAGAGCTGTGATTTTAAAGAGAGGTTATGCCCTTTGTTTCAGTGGCACATTGAAGGCTCCAGGCAGGCAGTCATTTTGTCTCAAACTTTGTCTTGCTTTTCATTTTGCCGACTGCACAAATGTCGTGTGCAGGTTTTTACAAATAATTACTTATCTTTATGAAAATATCAAGCAAATGACATTGTCGAGGCTCAGACTCAGGCCAttaacatgaaaaaaaatacactttCAGTTGAAAAGTAACATGAAGTAAcacgtttctctccctcttgttgTCTCTGCAGAGTGTGTGGCTTCGGCCTGCAGTCGCCATGGCGCTAGTCCAGGCCCTGCCTGTCCCCACTGATCACCCCAAGTCCAGCCTTGAGGTGGGCCAGTGCCGCTCGCTCGCCCACTCCCCCGCGCTCCCCCCGGCCCCGCCGCCCCCTTCCTCCCTGGGCACCATGGGTTCCGTCAGCAGCCTCATCTCCAGCCGCGGGCCCTCCTACCCGGAGCGCCATGGCCGCACCACCACTGCTGACTTTGGCGCCAAGTGCCGCAAGGCGGCGGCGGGCACCAGCTGCTTCCGGGTGCAAGACGGCACCCTCCGCAGCGCCAGCTCGCAGGAGCAGCTGCTCAACAACCACCAGCATcaccagctccagcagcagcagcagcatcagcaccagcagtCGCTCACGCTGCAGCTCAATGGCAAGAAGCCCGTCACAGTCAACAACATGGCCAACGCCGTCTCCGCCGGCAACGGTAACTACGGCTACGTGAGCGACGACCTGGTGGTGGGCGACTGGAACGACAACCTGGTGAGCGCGTGCAGCCCCTGCAGCGACTCGGAGGAGACACGGGACACACGCGCCCTCAATGGGAACATTGGCGGACCGCCTCCCAAACTCATCCCCGTGTCAGGCAAACTGGagaaggtaagagagagaggaggatgaggacgaaGAGTAGGGCACCTACAACAGCAGGCCTGCGATGAATCTGTGCGTCTCCTGCCTTAGTAGTTAATGCTGAGCTGGAAAGAATGGCAGGAGAGGTTAACTGATGCTCTGTCAGTAGTCAAGGACAACTTCTGCCCTTGCGATCTAATCAGGCTTGTGTAAAACTGATCTGAGATAAAGTAGGTGTACATCCATTTGGCAGCAGCCCTGACCTAACCTTAGAGGCCATCATAATACCTTTAGAATAGAGCTGCCATGATACAGCATTTCGGCTGCAGTAAATGAACTGCTTATGTAAAGCCCTTTGaactgcctttgtgtgtgaaagtttctatatataaatacactgGCATTGCCTCACTGCCCTTCTgtaaacatgaacacattcaaTATTTCAATGCCTGCTGATTGCATCCAGCTAGCTCCCTGTGCCCTGTATCAGGCTGGGCTCCTGTCCTTTTGCTGACAGGCCGAGAGATGGATGGAGCCCAACCTTTAATTGCCCATTCATTTCCATCGATCGCGGAGAAACTTTTCTTCGCCTTTCCTCACAAAGGGCCGCGGTAGATCTCTCGCACGTCACCCCCACCGCCGCCCTCTCGTCTGATCAATGGCTCACGGCTCcgtcacagtcactcacacactcaatgagGCCTGAAATCATTATGGAAAGCGCCTGATGAAAGGGTGGATGGGCGATAGCAGTCCCAAGAGGTCAAACGGTAACTTCTACATCAGCAGGGtctatgtgtgcagtgtgcttaATCATGGCGGTCGGGACAATCATTCGATGTCAAACTCTTAAGGTGTAAGGAAATGTAGTCACTCTAAGAGGTTGGGTTTCCTTTGAAGGCACATGTAGTTGGTGCAGTTCCTGGTGGTTATATGGATCTTATAGTGGTAATATGGATCTTATAGTGGTTATATGGATCTTATAGTGGTAATATGGATCTTATAGTGGTTATATGGATCTTATAGTGGTAATATGGATCCTATAGTGGTTATATGGATCTTATAGTGGTGTGTCTTGTCTTGTTTTTCTGTAGAGCATGGAGAAAATCCTAATCCGCCCTACTGCCTTCAAACCAGTCATCCCCAAGAACCGCAACTCTGTGCAATACCTCTCCCCACGGCCAGGGGGCAGCCTGTCGGAGAGCCAGGGCAGTCTCAACCTGCTCCTGCCGGTGGCGGCCATCAGCACCAACGGGGGCGGCAGCTCCTCCCTGGTGGGCTCCACGtcctcgtcgtcctcctcctcggaCAAGCGCAACTCGTACAGCGGCGGGCGGCACGGCGGGCGAGGCAGCCAGTCGGGCACCATGTCCGACTCGGGCCGCAACTCGCTCTCCAGCCTGCCCCCCtacagcggcagcagcagcagcgccggCTACAGCCTGCCGGCCAGCGACGGCGCCCCGCCCCTCCTGGAGCCGTCGTCCCGGTTGCCTGCCGGCGGCGGAGGCGTCTCGAACGCCACCATGCACGGACACTCCAACTCGGACAGCGGGCGCTCGTCGTCCAGCAAGAGCACCGGCTCGCTGAGCGGCCGCGGGCAGCCTCTGTCGGACAGCGGCTCGTGCGAGCGCTCACCGGCGCCTGCCGACGGCTACGAGGGCGTGATCCGCGACCTGGAGGAGAAGCTGAGGGAGCGCGagctggagctgcagcagcTCC harbors:
- the lzts2a gene encoding leucine zipper putative tumor suppressor 2a; amino-acid sequence: MALVQALPVPTDHPKSSLEVGQCRSLAHSPALPPAPPPPSSLGTMGSVSSLISSRGPSYPERHGRTTTADFGAKCRKAAAGTSCFRVQDGTLRSASSQEQLLNNHQHHQLQQQQQHQHQQSLTLQLNGKKPVTVNNMANAVSAGNGNYGYVSDDLVVGDWNDNLVSACSPCSDSEETRDTRALNGNIGGPPPKLIPVSGKLEKSMEKILIRPTAFKPVIPKNRNSVQYLSPRPGGSLSESQGSLNLLLPVAAISTNGGGSSSLVGSTSSSSSSSDKRNSYSGGRHGGRGSQSGTMSDSGRNSLSSLPPYSGSSSSAGYSLPASDGAPPLLEPSSRLPAGGGGVSNATMHGHSNSDSGRSSSSKSTGSLSGRGQPLSDSGSCERSPAPADGYEGVIRDLEEKLRERELELQQLRDNLDENEAAICQVYEEKQKRCEQEMEELRLSCAAKMKQAQQKAQRSQQVLQLQVYQLQQEKKKLQEDFSHLLQERELLEKRCASIEREQTQLGPRLEETKWEVCQKSGEISLLKQQLKDVQSELAQKAGDLVSLRSQLREARGELHASQARSQEAHAAARTRTLELEVCENELQRRKSEAELLRQKLGRMEEESARLRDVLAAPAGLHQGQYPGALHHPLHHGNHAAKAQQCMSLPLPHSRGASAHGSPAMLREAGGSEDQLLAAYESDEAKVQRQSQGQGQGHGEAAQVMRQQVERLKAELMLERRRSEDQMDTFESERRVWQEEKDKVIRYQKQLQQNYIQMYRRNRELERVMRQLSLELESRDLEEFEMRGGVGGTAGEIHFEEITATEI